In Granulicella mallensis MP5ACTX8, the sequence TGCCAGTTCATGCGGGTTGGTCGTTTTACTCTCTGGCGTCAATAGATGTAATCGTATGTGATCTTCAAGGACTTCTGCCATAAGGCTGTTGATTCCACCTCGCACATTGGCGAGAAGCATCAGAATGTCAGCGCAGTCGTCGCCGCCAGTCAGCGAACGCTCAATAGAATCTACCTGTCCACGAATGCGTTTGATGCGGGCAATGAGCTTCTGTTTTTCTTTATCGATATGGGACATAACTCTCCTTGGTATACCCTACGGGGATATGATACAAAATGGAAGGCGCGAGGTTCACGCGCAGGAGAACGAGAAACACCTATGACCACAAATACAGCACAAGAGCCTCCTAGTAGTCCGAGTGCCTGCCTGTGCCGTGAACAGCATTCTGGAACAAGCCTTTAGCTTGCTATCGACGATTCCTCACTGCTCATCATGGCATGATACCTGTGATTTGAGCGCGTGAGACCGTGATCCGAGCGATCAGCCTCA encodes:
- a CDS encoding metal/formaldehyde-sensitive transcriptional repressor yields the protein MSHIDKEKQKLIARIKRIRGQVDSIERSLTGGDDCADILMLLANVRGGINSLMAEVLEDHIRLHLLTPESKTTNPHELAEDMIELVRAYLK